The following proteins are encoded in a genomic region of Cyclonatronum proteinivorum:
- a CDS encoding PorV/PorQ family protein has translation MNTKLSMKRLLPAVLVFTVMISAGWLSAPQQVQGQEISKSGTSAAEFLNIPVGTRATGVGNAITASVNDATAMYWNPGALAMVRERQVHIEHSEWFADLRHNFVGIALPIPGAGTVGLSVSALTMDDMEETTMQEQDGTGRFFGAYSYAAGLTYSQFLMRDFAIGATVKYVHEQIWNSSSGGFAFDLGTTYVTPFDGIRFGVRFANFGQKLNITGKDLNVPVDIDRGSAGNNPNVPARLETKDFDLPLLLQVGLAWDGVKTETVRVTLMADGVSPSNNTQSVNLGIEAAFFDELFAVQAGLPDLLLDDRMFEFAAGGWVNYELSGGLGLNIGYALQSHKILGVTNRFSLKVKF, from the coding sequence ATGAACACGAAATTGAGCATGAAGCGCCTGTTACCGGCTGTGCTGGTATTCACGGTGATGATTAGCGCGGGCTGGCTGTCAGCCCCGCAGCAGGTGCAGGGTCAGGAGATCTCGAAATCGGGGACCTCTGCGGCCGAGTTTCTGAACATTCCGGTGGGCACGCGCGCAACGGGCGTGGGCAACGCGATTACGGCATCGGTCAACGACGCGACGGCCATGTACTGGAACCCCGGAGCGCTGGCGATGGTCCGCGAGCGTCAGGTGCACATCGAGCACTCGGAATGGTTTGCCGACCTTCGTCACAACTTTGTGGGTATCGCACTGCCGATACCCGGCGCAGGTACGGTAGGGCTGAGCGTGAGCGCGCTGACCATGGACGACATGGAAGAAACCACCATGCAGGAGCAGGACGGCACGGGCCGTTTCTTTGGCGCCTACTCCTACGCGGCCGGACTGACCTACTCACAGTTCCTCATGCGTGACTTCGCCATCGGCGCAACGGTCAAGTATGTGCACGAGCAGATTTGGAATTCCAGCAGCGGGGGTTTTGCCTTCGACCTGGGAACGACCTACGTGACGCCCTTCGACGGCATCCGCTTTGGGGTACGTTTTGCCAACTTCGGTCAGAAGCTCAACATCACGGGCAAAGACCTGAACGTGCCGGTGGATATTGACCGTGGCTCAGCGGGCAACAACCCGAACGTGCCTGCGCGTCTGGAGACTAAAGACTTCGATCTGCCGCTGTTGCTGCAGGTGGGCCTGGCGTGGGACGGGGTTAAAACCGAGACGGTACGAGTAACGCTGATGGCCGACGGCGTGAGCCCGAGCAATAACACGCAGAGCGTGAATCTGGGCATAGAGGCGGCGTTTTTTGACGAGCTGTTTGCCGTGCAGGCGGGTCTTCCGGACCTGTTGCTGGACGACCGGATGTTTGAATTCGCAGCCGGCGGCTGGGTGAACTATGAGCTGAGCGGCGGGCTGGGCCTGAACATCGGTTACGCGCTGCAAAGCCACAAAATACTCGGGGTAACCAACCGATTCTCACTTAAAGTCAAATTTTAA